The following coding sequences lie in one Nocardioides sambongensis genomic window:
- a CDS encoding EAL domain-containing protein: MTVESGRTLTPAEVESALDDGLLRVIYQPCYDIRTGAMVAVEALARVADPETGELVTPGRFLPVAEQAGLIARLDEAVLATAAARVAAWRRLPGGAELCLAVNLSVLGLDDPTLPERFLGIVWEAGLPVDALIVELTETVLSRAGRGHEAVAAELAAVGFNVTLDDFGTGNASFEYLQRFTVHGIKVDRSFVRHLGSGSADEQLAESLIRFCLSLGVLVVCEGVEEPRQLEALRRLGCPFVQGFLLDPPLAEDEIGQRLRDDRPPAVLGLEKDRPAPLAAAPAATTTPGGRGDRWVTGALAVLLVLILVGLLVYTVASSLQAEDRAASAAQDRLESIDSLAAARIESELAAIRGVVAASARSRPASAALASQDPARVEDVLATLADFSLAMSTTALLDADGTMLGVQPRIPDVVGESFDHRDYFQGALSSPGAYVSEAFRLAMPDRPWAIAVSAAVRDARGATEGVIVATVRLDGLQSLLVALHAQHGVDLALVDGRDNVLASSRGGSAPRPTTRDWRPGRTPRAPARTTRSGRSATYRRWTAGCWPSSPGRRRWPRCGRRCGRAP, encoded by the coding sequence ATGACTGTCGAGTCCGGGCGGACCCTGACCCCGGCAGAGGTCGAGTCGGCACTCGACGACGGCCTGCTCCGGGTCATCTACCAGCCCTGCTACGACATCCGGACCGGGGCGATGGTGGCCGTGGAGGCACTGGCCCGGGTGGCCGACCCGGAGACCGGCGAGCTGGTCACCCCCGGCCGCTTCCTCCCGGTCGCCGAGCAGGCCGGGCTGATCGCCCGGTTGGACGAGGCGGTGCTGGCCACGGCTGCGGCGCGGGTCGCCGCCTGGCGGCGGCTGCCCGGCGGAGCGGAGCTCTGCCTCGCGGTGAACCTCTCGGTGCTCGGCCTGGACGACCCCACCCTGCCGGAGCGGTTCCTGGGCATCGTGTGGGAGGCCGGTCTGCCCGTGGACGCGCTGATCGTGGAGCTCACCGAGACCGTGCTGTCCCGCGCCGGGCGGGGCCACGAGGCGGTCGCCGCCGAGCTCGCCGCGGTCGGCTTCAACGTCACTCTGGACGACTTCGGCACCGGCAACGCGAGCTTCGAGTACCTGCAGCGCTTCACGGTCCACGGGATCAAGGTCGACCGCTCCTTCGTGCGCCACCTCGGCTCCGGCTCGGCCGACGAGCAGCTGGCCGAGTCCCTGATCAGGTTCTGCCTCTCGCTCGGCGTACTGGTGGTCTGCGAGGGCGTCGAGGAGCCCCGCCAGCTGGAGGCCCTGCGCCGGCTGGGATGCCCCTTCGTGCAGGGCTTCCTGCTGGACCCGCCGCTGGCCGAGGACGAGATCGGGCAGCGGCTGCGAGACGACCGCCCGCCGGCCGTCCTCGGGCTGGAGAAGGACCGACCCGCGCCCCTCGCCGCGGCACCGGCCGCGACCACGACCCCGGGCGGCCGCGGCGACCGGTGGGTGACCGGGGCCCTGGCCGTGCTGCTGGTGCTGATCCTGGTCGGGCTGCTGGTCTACACGGTGGCCAGCTCGCTGCAGGCCGAGGACCGGGCAGCGAGCGCCGCGCAGGACCGGCTGGAGTCGATCGACTCCTTGGCCGCTGCGCGGATCGAGAGCGAGTTGGCGGCGATCCGCGGCGTGGTGGCGGCGAGCGCGCGCAGCCGACCCGCGTCGGCGGCGCTGGCCTCCCAGGACCCGGCGCGGGTCGAGGACGTGCTGGCGACCCTGGCCGACTTCAGCCTCGCGATGTCCACCACCGCCCTGCTCGATGCCGACGGCACGATGCTCGGGGTCCAGCCGCGGATCCCGGACGTGGTCGGGGAGAGCTTCGACCACCGCGACTACTTCCAGGGCGCGCTGTCCTCCCCGGGGGCCTACGTCTCCGAGGCGTTCCGGCTGGCGATGCCCGACCGGCCGTGGGCGATCGCGGTCTCGGCCGCGGTGCGCGACGCCAGGGGCGCGACCGAGGGGGTGATCGTCGCGACGGTGCGCCTGGACGGGCTGCAGAGCCTGCTGGTCGCGCTGCACGCGCAACACGGCGTGGACCTCGCGCTGGTCGACGGCCGCGACAACGTGCTGGCCTCCAGCCGAGGGGGATCGGCGCCCAGGCCGACGACCCGCGACTGGAGGCCGGGGAGAACGCCGAGGGCTCCAGCGAGGACGACCCGCTCTGGGCGGTCCGCGACGTACCGTCGCTGGACGGCTGGCTGCTGGCCGAGCAGTCCCGGTCGGCGGCGTTGGCCGAGGTGCGGGAGACGGTGCGGGCGGGCGCCCTGA
- a CDS encoding GMC oxidoreductase has protein sequence MRDLYDLRHWSERVVIALVMQTVDNSITTRPRRTPFGWALTSEQGHGEPNPTWIPIANKAVRKMAEIMRGTPGGTIGEPFDMPLTAHFIGGCTIGDSAETGVVDPYHRLYGYDGLHVVDGSTISANLGVNPSLTITAQAERAMAYWPNRGEPDPRPALGEDYRRLQPVAPRAPVVPAHAPAALRLPIVGVS, from the coding sequence GTGCGCGACCTCTACGACCTGCGGCACTGGTCGGAGCGGGTGGTGATCGCGCTGGTCATGCAGACCGTCGACAACTCCATCACCACCCGGCCGCGCCGGACGCCCTTCGGCTGGGCGCTGACCTCCGAGCAGGGGCACGGCGAGCCGAACCCGACCTGGATCCCGATCGCCAACAAGGCCGTCCGGAAGATGGCCGAGATCATGCGGGGTACCCCCGGCGGCACCATCGGGGAGCCGTTTGACATGCCGCTGACCGCCCACTTCATCGGCGGGTGCACGATCGGGGACAGCGCCGAGACCGGCGTGGTCGACCCCTACCACCGGCTCTACGGGTACGACGGACTCCACGTGGTCGACGGTTCGACGATCTCGGCCAACCTCGGGGTGAACCCGTCGCTGACGATCACCGCGCAGGCGGAGCGGGCGATGGCGTACTGGCCGAACCGGGGCGAGCCGGACCCGCGCCCGGCCCTCGGGGAGGACTACCGGCGGCTGCAACCGGTCGCGCCGCGGGCCCCGGTGGTGCCGGCCCACGCACCGGCCGCCCTGCGTCTGCCGATCGTCGGCGTCAGTTGA
- a CDS encoding type IV toxin-antitoxin system AbiEi family antitoxin domain-containing protein, with protein MTLFSTIDLRHDHLLMTHELIASGYDDRAIRRLVDRRVLRRIGHGAYLPTDHWDGLSEPGRRRAQALAALRRAKQHVVLAGPSAADQYDVPVWDMGSKVHLARVDRRAGRSSEAMTQHRPAFVAEDITVRNGIPLTSGTRTALDMIALADVPHALVTVNGLLHAGETTMEDLERRVRGMRHDPHTLATPVVLALADRRCESAGESLALHLCWTGHLPRPELQYEVRDRHGRIVARLDFAWPELGLFMEFDGRAKYERHRRDGESVADAVLREKAREDLVRELTGWRCIRIVWADLFRPTATVGRIHRAMAAGRRAA; from the coding sequence ATGACACTCTTCTCGACCATCGACCTGCGCCACGACCACCTCCTGATGACCCACGAGCTCATCGCCTCCGGCTACGACGACCGCGCCATCCGTCGCCTCGTTGACCGTCGCGTGCTACGCCGCATCGGCCACGGCGCCTACCTGCCGACCGACCACTGGGACGGCCTATCCGAACCCGGCCGCCGGCGCGCTCAGGCCCTCGCGGCCCTACGCCGGGCGAAGCAGCACGTCGTACTCGCCGGACCGAGCGCCGCCGACCAGTACGACGTCCCGGTGTGGGACATGGGCTCGAAGGTGCACCTTGCGCGGGTCGATCGGCGGGCGGGGCGCAGCTCCGAGGCGATGACGCAGCATCGCCCGGCGTTCGTCGCCGAGGACATCACTGTCCGCAACGGCATCCCGCTGACGAGCGGCACGCGGACGGCACTCGACATGATCGCCCTCGCCGACGTACCTCACGCGCTGGTCACGGTGAACGGCCTGCTCCATGCCGGCGAGACCACGATGGAGGACCTCGAGCGGCGGGTTCGGGGCATGCGGCACGATCCGCACACCCTGGCGACGCCCGTGGTGCTGGCGCTCGCCGACAGGCGTTGCGAGTCCGCCGGGGAGTCGCTGGCGCTGCACCTGTGCTGGACCGGCCACCTGCCGAGGCCCGAGCTGCAGTACGAGGTGCGCGACCGGCACGGCCGGATCGTCGCGCGGCTGGACTTCGCCTGGCCCGAGCTCGGCCTGTTCATGGAGTTCGACGGCCGCGCCAAGTACGAACGTCACCGGCGCGACGGGGAGTCGGTGGCTGACGCCGTACTGCGGGAGAAGGCGCGCGAGGACCTGGTGCGCGAGCTCACCGGATGGCGCTGCATCCGGATCGTCTGGGCCGACCTGTTCCGGCCGACGGCGACGGTCGGCCGCATCCACCGGGCGATGGCAGCGGGACGGCGAGCCGCCTGA
- a CDS encoding aldehyde dehydrogenase, which produces MTTLDRDALFIGGAWTKPATDAVLEVVSPHSEEVVARVPEGSVADIDAAVAAARTAFDEGPWPRMSPAERIAIVQNLSGLYAARLEEMASVITTEMGSPISFSSLAQAPAPWMQIESFLGIAREFPWEATRPGALGGDVLVRHEPVGVVAAIPPWNVPQFTVISKVVPALLAGCTVVVKPAPESPLDCYLLAEMITEAGVPEGVVSIVAGGREVGEHLVRHPGVDKVAFTGSTAAGRRIGAICGEQLKRVSLELGGKSAAIVLDDADLGSVVEGMKFLAVMNSGQACVAQTRVLVSRDRHDEVAAALAEGIGAMRVGDPADPASEIGPMVARRQQERVNGYIEIGRSEGATLLTGGTGRPDGLGSGWYVRPTVFAGVDNRMRIAQEEIFGPVVSVIPYTDVDDAIRIANDSDYGLAGTVWTADSDAGVDVARRVRAGTYGVNTYTMDFAAPFGGFKASGLGREFGPEGLAQYTELKSVYLSAPAM; this is translated from the coding sequence ATGACCACGCTGGACCGCGACGCCCTCTTCATCGGCGGCGCCTGGACCAAGCCCGCCACCGACGCCGTGCTGGAGGTGGTCTCCCCGCACAGCGAGGAGGTCGTCGCGCGGGTGCCGGAGGGTTCGGTGGCCGACATCGATGCGGCGGTGGCGGCCGCGCGCACCGCGTTCGACGAGGGTCCGTGGCCCCGGATGAGCCCGGCCGAACGGATCGCGATCGTGCAGAACCTCTCCGGCCTCTACGCGGCCCGGTTGGAGGAGATGGCCTCGGTGATCACCACCGAGATGGGGTCGCCGATCTCGTTCTCCAGCCTCGCCCAGGCGCCGGCGCCGTGGATGCAGATCGAGTCGTTCCTCGGCATCGCCCGGGAGTTCCCCTGGGAGGCGACCCGGCCGGGAGCGCTGGGCGGGGACGTGCTGGTCCGCCACGAGCCGGTCGGGGTGGTCGCCGCGATCCCGCCGTGGAACGTCCCGCAGTTCACCGTGATCTCGAAGGTGGTGCCGGCGCTGCTGGCCGGCTGCACGGTCGTGGTCAAGCCCGCTCCGGAGAGCCCGCTGGACTGCTACCTGCTCGCCGAGATGATCACCGAGGCCGGCGTGCCGGAGGGTGTGGTGAGCATCGTCGCCGGTGGCCGTGAGGTCGGCGAGCACCTGGTCCGTCACCCCGGGGTCGACAAGGTGGCGTTCACCGGCTCGACGGCGGCGGGCCGCAGGATCGGCGCGATCTGCGGCGAGCAGCTCAAGCGGGTCTCGCTCGAGCTGGGCGGCAAGTCGGCGGCGATCGTGCTCGACGACGCCGACCTCGGCTCCGTCGTGGAGGGGATGAAGTTCCTCGCGGTGATGAACTCCGGTCAGGCGTGCGTCGCGCAGACCCGCGTCCTGGTCAGCCGGGACCGGCACGACGAGGTTGCCGCCGCACTGGCCGAGGGGATCGGCGCGATGCGGGTCGGCGACCCCGCCGACCCGGCCTCGGAGATCGGGCCGATGGTGGCCCGTCGCCAGCAGGAGCGGGTCAACGGCTACATCGAGATCGGCCGGTCCGAGGGAGCCACGCTGCTCACCGGCGGCACCGGCCGCCCCGACGGCCTCGGGAGCGGGTGGTACGTGCGTCCGACGGTCTTCGCGGGCGTCGACAACCGGATGCGGATCGCCCAGGAGGAGATCTTCGGGCCGGTCGTCTCGGTGATCCCCTACACCGACGTCGACGACGCGATCCGGATCGCGAACGACTCCGACTACGGGCTCGCGGGCACGGTGTGGACCGCGGACTCCGACGCCGGTGTCGACGTGGCTCGGCGGGTCCGGGCCGGCACCTACGGCGTGAACACCTACACGATGGACTTCGCGGCGCCGTTCGGCGGCTTCAAGGCCTCGGGCCTCGGGCGGGAGTTCGGCCCCGAGGGTCTGGCGCAGTACACCGAGCTGAAGTCCGTCTACCTCTCGGCTCCCGCGATGTGA
- the guaA gene encoding glutamine-hydrolyzing GMP synthase — translation MTAEEQAEHDHDLVLVVDFGAQYAQLIARRVREARVYSEIVPHSMPVAEMMAKKPSAIILSGGPSSVYADGAPGIDDAIFTTGTPVFGMCYGFQLMAKGLGGTVSATGAREYGRTRVQVGHAGTLLGGVPTAHQVWMSHGDSVTAAPAGFEVLASTQVTPVAAFEDVERRLAGVQWHPEVLHSEHGQRVLEHFLWDIAGCRQSWTIGNIADEQIERIREQIGPDGRAICGLSGGVDSAVAAAIVQKAIGERLTCVYVDHGLMRKGETEQIERDFVASTGANLVVVDAEKQFLDALAGVSDPETKRKIIGREFIRTFEAAELEIIKDAPEGTSVGFLVQGTLYPDVVESGGGAGTSNIKSHHNVGGLPDDIEFELVEPLRTLFKDEVRLVGEQLGLPPEIVWRHPFPGPGLGIRIIGEVNRERLDILREADAIARAELTAAGLDRDIWQFPVVLLADVRSVGVQGDGRTYGHPIVLRPVTSEDAMTADWARVPYDVLERISTRITNEVPEVNRVTVDITSKPPGTIEWE, via the coding sequence ATGACGGCGGAGGAACAGGCAGAGCACGACCACGACCTCGTCCTGGTGGTCGACTTCGGCGCCCAGTACGCCCAGCTGATCGCTCGGCGGGTGCGCGAGGCGCGGGTCTACTCCGAGATCGTCCCGCACTCCATGCCGGTCGCCGAGATGATGGCCAAGAAGCCGTCCGCCATCATCCTCTCCGGCGGCCCCTCGTCGGTCTACGCCGACGGCGCCCCCGGGATCGACGACGCCATCTTCACCACGGGCACCCCGGTGTTCGGAATGTGCTACGGGTTCCAGCTGATGGCGAAGGGCCTGGGTGGGACCGTGTCGGCCACCGGCGCCCGCGAGTACGGACGGACCCGGGTGCAGGTCGGTCACGCCGGCACGCTGCTCGGTGGCGTCCCCACCGCCCACCAGGTGTGGATGTCGCACGGCGACTCGGTGACCGCCGCCCCCGCCGGCTTCGAGGTGCTCGCCTCCACCCAGGTCACCCCGGTCGCCGCCTTCGAGGACGTCGAGCGGCGCCTCGCCGGCGTCCAGTGGCACCCGGAGGTGCTGCACTCCGAGCACGGCCAGCGGGTCCTCGAGCACTTCCTCTGGGACATCGCCGGCTGCCGCCAGTCCTGGACCATCGGCAACATCGCCGACGAGCAGATCGAGCGGATCCGGGAGCAGATCGGCCCGGACGGCCGCGCCATCTGCGGGCTCTCCGGCGGCGTCGACTCCGCGGTCGCCGCGGCGATCGTGCAGAAGGCCATCGGCGAGCGGCTCACCTGCGTGTACGTCGACCACGGCCTGATGCGCAAGGGCGAGACCGAGCAGATCGAGCGCGACTTCGTCGCCTCCACCGGCGCCAACCTGGTCGTCGTCGACGCGGAGAAGCAGTTCCTGGACGCACTGGCGGGCGTCTCCGACCCGGAGACCAAGCGCAAGATCATCGGCCGCGAGTTCATCCGCACCTTCGAGGCCGCCGAGCTGGAGATCATCAAGGACGCCCCCGAGGGCACCTCGGTCGGCTTCCTGGTCCAGGGCACGCTCTACCCGGACGTCGTCGAGTCCGGCGGCGGGGCGGGCACCTCCAACATCAAGTCCCACCACAACGTCGGCGGCCTCCCCGACGACATCGAGTTCGAGCTGGTCGAGCCGCTGCGCACCCTGTTCAAGGACGAGGTGCGGCTGGTCGGCGAGCAGCTCGGGCTGCCGCCGGAGATCGTCTGGCGGCACCCGTTCCCGGGTCCCGGGCTGGGCATCCGGATCATCGGCGAGGTCAACCGCGAGCGGCTCGACATCCTGCGCGAGGCCGACGCGATCGCCCGCGCCGAGCTCACCGCGGCCGGTCTCGACCGGGACATCTGGCAGTTCCCGGTGGTGCTGCTGGCCGACGTCCGCTCGGTCGGCGTCCAGGGCGACGGCCGCACCTACGGACACCCGATCGTGCTCCGCCCGGTGACCTCGGAGGACGCGATGACCGCGGACTGGGCGCGAGTTCCCTACGACGTGCTCGAGCGGATCTCGACCCGGATCACCAACGAGGTGCCGGAGGTCAACCGGGTCACCGTCGACATCACCTCCAAGCCGCCGGGCACCATCGAGTGGGAGTGA
- a CDS encoding succinic semialdehyde dehydrogenase: MSSSNPAPGPLVDGPHDPEHDPRASYALEPDQVDRLTGRVLSTTGRTAAVHSPIDGSPLAHIPQSSAEDVAEAYRRARAAQAAWARTSLEDRSAALLRLHDIVLDRQDEILDLIQLESGKARKHAFDEPLHIALTARYYARTARQHLETRRLSGVVPGLTRVEVNRVPKGVVGIISPWNYPFTMALCDGLPALLAGNAVVAKPDAQTMLSALLGARLLEEAGFPKDLWQVVAGPGRELGPPIIERADYICFTGSTATGKVIAGQCAERLIGCSLELGGKNPILVLRDADVERAAEGAVRASFSNAGQLCVSTERMFVADQVYDRFMERFVARTQALTLGATLSWESDMGTLISEGQLETVTAHVEDAVAKGAVVRTGGRARPDLAPYFFEPTILEGVSPEMICFGNETFGPVVSVYRFHDEADAVARANDGDYGLNASIYSQDGDRARRMARQIKCGTVNINEAFAATFASIEAPMGGMRESGMGRRQGSEGILRYTEPQSVATQRLLRFSPMLGMSEETYAKVMTLNLRLMKKLGRA; the protein is encoded by the coding sequence ATGAGTTCGTCCAACCCCGCCCCCGGCCCGCTCGTCGACGGTCCCCACGACCCCGAGCACGACCCGCGGGCGTCGTACGCCCTCGAGCCCGATCAGGTGGACCGGCTGACCGGGCGGGTGCTCTCGACGACCGGGCGCACCGCTGCCGTGCACTCGCCGATCGACGGGTCGCCGCTCGCGCACATCCCGCAGTCCAGCGCCGAGGACGTGGCCGAGGCCTATCGCCGGGCCCGGGCCGCCCAGGCGGCCTGGGCCCGCACCTCGCTGGAGGACCGTTCCGCGGCCCTGCTGCGGCTGCACGACATCGTGCTGGACCGGCAGGACGAGATCCTCGACCTGATCCAGCTCGAGTCCGGCAAGGCGCGCAAGCACGCCTTCGACGAGCCGCTGCACATCGCGCTCACCGCCCGCTACTACGCCCGCACCGCCCGCCAGCACCTGGAGACCCGGCGCCTCTCCGGGGTGGTGCCGGGCCTGACCCGGGTCGAGGTCAACCGGGTCCCCAAGGGCGTGGTCGGCATCATCTCGCCCTGGAACTACCCGTTCACGATGGCGCTGTGCGACGGGTTGCCCGCCCTGCTGGCCGGCAACGCGGTGGTCGCCAAGCCGGACGCCCAGACGATGCTCTCGGCGCTGCTCGGCGCCCGGTTGCTCGAGGAGGCCGGCTTCCCCAAGGACCTCTGGCAGGTGGTCGCCGGTCCCGGCCGCGAGCTCGGCCCACCGATCATCGAGCGTGCCGACTACATCTGCTTCACCGGGTCCACGGCGACCGGCAAGGTGATCGCCGGTCAGTGCGCCGAGCGGCTGATCGGCTGCTCGCTGGAGCTGGGCGGCAAGAACCCGATCCTGGTGCTGCGCGACGCCGACGTGGAGCGCGCCGCCGAGGGCGCCGTGCGCGCCAGCTTCTCCAACGCCGGACAGCTCTGCGTCTCGACCGAGCGGATGTTCGTGGCCGACCAGGTCTACGACCGGTTCATGGAGCGGTTCGTGGCGCGCACCCAGGCGCTGACGCTCGGCGCGACGCTCTCCTGGGAGTCCGACATGGGCACGCTGATCTCCGAGGGTCAGCTGGAGACCGTCACCGCCCACGTCGAGGACGCCGTCGCCAAGGGCGCCGTGGTCCGGACCGGCGGCCGGGCGCGGCCCGACCTCGCGCCGTACTTCTTCGAGCCGACCATCCTGGAGGGCGTCAGCCCCGAGATGATCTGCTTCGGCAACGAGACCTTCGGGCCGGTGGTGTCGGTCTACCGCTTCCACGACGAGGCCGACGCCGTCGCGCGCGCCAACGACGGCGACTACGGGCTGAACGCCTCGATCTACAGCCAGGACGGCGACCGGGCCCGGCGGATGGCGCGCCAGATCAAGTGCGGCACGGTCAACATCAACGAGGCCTTCGCGGCGACCTTCGCCAGCATCGAGGCGCCGATGGGCGGCATGCGGGAGTCGGGGATGGGGCGCCGCCAGGGCAGCGAGGGCATCCTGCGCTACACCGAGCCCCAGTCGGTGGCCACCCAGCGGCTGCTGCGGTTCTCCCCGATGCTCGGCATGTCGGAGGAGACCTACGCGAAGGTGATGACGCTCAACCTGCGCCTGATGAAGAAGCTGGGCCGCGCATGA
- a CDS encoding GMC family oxidoreductase N-terminal domain-containing protein, whose amino-acid sequence MSAAEQPDQPDQGEPGERRRDFDYDVLVVGSGFGGSVTALRLTEKGYRVGVLEAGARFDDADFADTSWDLKRYLFAPAAGCYGIQRIDAVRDCLILAGAGVGGGSLVYANTLYEPLDAFYTDPSWSHITDWRSELAPFYDQAERMLGVNEYPGTTPADEVMRRTAEEMGVGDTFHPTPVGVFFGGPEQSEGTEVDDPYFGGAGPRRTTCTNCGECMTGCRHNAKNTLVKNYLYLAERNGAVVHPLTTVTRVRPLAGGGYRVDARWTKAKLSRGSASRTFTAEQVVFSAAALGTQKLLHKLKATGDLPGVSDRLGVLTRTNSESLLGSIAPADSGVDYTEGVAITSSWHPDEVTHIEPVRYGKGSNAMSLLQTVLTDGGGDRPRWRTWLGSCGASGATCATSTTCGTGRSGW is encoded by the coding sequence ATGAGCGCGGCCGAGCAGCCCGACCAGCCCGATCAGGGGGAGCCGGGCGAGCGGCGCCGCGACTTCGACTACGACGTCCTCGTCGTCGGCTCCGGCTTCGGGGGCTCGGTCACCGCCCTGCGGCTGACCGAGAAGGGCTACCGGGTGGGCGTGCTGGAGGCCGGCGCCCGGTTCGACGACGCGGACTTCGCGGACACCTCCTGGGACCTCAAGCGCTACCTGTTTGCGCCGGCCGCCGGCTGCTACGGCATCCAGCGGATCGACGCGGTGCGGGACTGCCTGATCCTGGCCGGCGCGGGCGTCGGTGGTGGGTCGCTGGTCTACGCCAACACCCTCTACGAGCCGCTCGACGCCTTCTACACCGATCCGTCCTGGTCCCACATCACCGACTGGCGCAGCGAGCTCGCGCCGTTCTACGACCAGGCCGAGCGGATGCTGGGCGTCAACGAGTACCCCGGCACGACCCCGGCCGACGAGGTGATGCGCCGCACCGCCGAGGAGATGGGCGTCGGCGACACGTTCCACCCCACGCCGGTCGGCGTCTTCTTCGGCGGACCCGAGCAGTCCGAGGGCACCGAGGTCGACGACCCCTACTTCGGCGGCGCCGGCCCGCGTCGTACGACCTGCACCAACTGCGGCGAGTGCATGACCGGCTGCCGGCACAACGCGAAGAACACGCTGGTCAAGAACTACCTCTACCTCGCCGAGCGCAACGGTGCCGTGGTGCACCCGTTGACCACGGTGACCCGGGTGCGGCCGTTGGCCGGAGGGGGCTACCGGGTCGACGCACGGTGGACCAAGGCGAAGCTGTCGCGGGGGAGCGCGAGCCGGACCTTCACCGCCGAGCAGGTGGTCTTCTCGGCGGCGGCGCTGGGCACGCAGAAGCTGCTGCACAAGCTGAAGGCGACCGGTGACCTGCCCGGCGTCTCCGACCGGCTCGGCGTGCTGACCCGTACCAACTCCGAGTCGCTGCTCGGCTCGATCGCACCGGCGGACTCCGGCGTCGACTACACCGAGGGCGTGGCGATCACCTCCTCCTGGCACCCCGACGAGGTGACCCACATCGAGCCGGTGCGCTACGGCAAGGGGTCGAACGCGATGTCGCTGCTGCAGACCGTGCTCACCGACGGCGGTGGGGACCGGCCGCGCTGGCGCACCTGGCTGGGGAGCTGTGGCGCCAGCGGCGCAACGTGCGCGACCTCTACGACCTGCGGCACTGGTCGGAGCGGGTGGTGA
- a CDS encoding phosphotransferase family protein, which translates to MTQSPPPADMTLQRSSRDPVGMQRALTTWLASVLPPGADPEVVVHDGVQTNGMSSETVLLAITSGESGQRRTREYVARVAPAAEDLPVFPEYRLTDQYDAMRLSGQLAGVPVPPVGLNEPTGEVLGTPFFLMERLDGAVPPDVLPYTFGDNWLYDADPAEQQRLLRGSVEVLARLHRIPDPTTTFGFLDPAVTGHPGRTALARNLARTRAWYDFASNAPEGSPRSPLIERGLAWLEANLPPTEEAVLVWGDSRIGNIMYRDFTPVAVLDWEMATLGPRELDLAWMVFAHRVFQEIAAMLDLPGMPDFLTAEDVAATYAELSGVEPGDLTWYQVHAAVSWGCVFLRTSARQIHFGEIECPDDPEAVFHHRPLFERLLEEVGA; encoded by the coding sequence GTGACCCAGTCACCGCCACCGGCCGACATGACACTCCAGCGGTCGAGCCGGGACCCCGTCGGCATGCAGCGAGCGCTCACCACCTGGCTGGCGAGCGTGCTGCCGCCGGGGGCCGATCCCGAGGTGGTGGTCCACGACGGCGTGCAGACCAACGGCATGTCCAGCGAGACCGTGCTGCTCGCCATCACCAGCGGCGAGAGCGGCCAGCGCCGCACCCGGGAGTACGTCGCCCGCGTGGCGCCCGCCGCCGAGGACCTGCCGGTGTTCCCGGAGTACCGGCTCACCGACCAGTACGACGCGATGCGGCTCTCCGGACAGCTGGCCGGGGTGCCGGTGCCGCCGGTGGGTCTGAACGAGCCGACCGGGGAGGTGCTGGGCACGCCGTTCTTCCTGATGGAGCGGCTGGACGGGGCGGTGCCGCCGGACGTGCTGCCCTACACGTTCGGGGACAACTGGCTCTACGACGCCGACCCGGCCGAGCAGCAGCGGCTCCTGCGGGGCAGTGTCGAGGTGCTCGCCCGGCTGCACCGGATCCCGGACCCGACCACGACGTTCGGCTTCCTCGACCCGGCCGTCACCGGCCACCCCGGTCGGACCGCACTGGCACGCAACCTGGCCAGGACCCGCGCCTGGTACGACTTCGCGTCGAACGCCCCGGAGGGTTCGCCGCGCTCGCCGCTGATCGAGCGGGGCCTGGCCTGGCTCGAGGCGAACCTCCCGCCGACCGAGGAGGCGGTGCTGGTCTGGGGTGACTCCCGAATCGGCAACATCATGTATCGCGACTTCACCCCGGTGGCGGTGCTCGACTGGGAGATGGCCACCCTCGGGCCGCGCGAGCTGGACCTGGCGTGGATGGTGTTCGCGCACCGCGTCTTCCAGGAGATCGCGGCGATGCTGGACCTGCCGGGCATGCCCGACTTCCTGACCGCCGAGGACGTGGCGGCCACCTACGCCGAGCTCAGCGGCGTGGAGCCCGGCGACCTGACCTGGTACCAGGTGCACGCCGCGGTCAGCTGGGGCTGCGTCTTCCTGCGCACCAGCGCCCGCCAGATCCACTTCGGCGAGATCGAGTGTCCGGACGACCCGGAGGCAGTGTTCCACCATCGCCCGCTCTTCGAGCGGCTGCTCGAGGAGGTGGGCGCATGA